A single genomic interval of Alistipes provencensis harbors:
- a CDS encoding DUF3408 domain-containing protein, whose translation MEKEMTPNEKRPQQDCGGMFTQVQASVEILSPVPVSGKCSEKDYERLFIRDPEVKAREGKMAYVRPEYHERIMRITRVIGHDRLTLSAYIDHVLTHHFNQCEDAIKSLYARNYNSVF comes from the coding sequence ATGGAAAAAGAAATGACACCGAATGAAAAAAGACCACAGCAAGACTGCGGAGGTATGTTTACCCAAGTGCAGGCGAGTGTGGAAATACTGTCGCCTGTCCCGGTAAGCGGCAAATGCAGTGAGAAGGACTATGAACGCCTGTTCATCCGCGACCCGGAAGTAAAGGCACGTGAGGGGAAGATGGCGTATGTGCGCCCGGAGTACCACGAGCGTATCATGCGTATCACCCGTGTAATCGGGCATGACCGGCTTACGCTGTCCGCTTACATCGACCATGTGCTGACGCACCACTTCAACCAGTGCGAAGATGCGATAAAGAGCCTTTATGCCCGAAATTACAATTCAGTATTCTAA
- a CDS encoding DUF3408 domain-containing protein, which translates to MGSRKVNTEGIDEELLLASIGRRTQDGTLRPAQEVPAAAPTEEDTAAPEPSPVQPVTREKAQRESGRRKRQDEDYNELFLRRNEIKTRQCVYISRDVHGKILRIVNDIAGGEISVGGYVDTVLRQHLEQHKERINELYKKQREDLI; encoded by the coding sequence GCAGGAAAGTGAACACGGAAGGCATCGACGAGGAACTGCTGTTAGCCTCCATCGGGCGGCGCACACAGGACGGGACACTGCGCCCCGCACAGGAAGTACCCGCAGCTGCACCGACCGAAGAGGACACCGCCGCACCGGAACCATCTCCTGTGCAACCCGTAACACGGGAAAAAGCGCAGAGGGAAAGTGGACGCCGGAAAAGGCAGGACGAGGACTACAACGAGCTATTCCTGCGCCGCAACGAGATAAAGACCCGCCAATGTGTCTATATCAGCCGTGACGTCCACGGCAAGATCCTCAGAATCGTGAACGACATCGCCGGAGGGGAAATCTCAGTAGGCGGATATGTGGATACCGTGCTGCGCCAGCATCTGGAACAGCACAAGGAGAGAATCAACGAACTGTACAAGAAACAACGTGAAGATCTGATTTGA